One part of the Fusobacterium pseudoperiodonticum genome encodes these proteins:
- a CDS encoding Fur family transcriptional regulator: MELQLHTGDIGNYLKNHDIKPSYQRMKIFQYLLDNHVHPTVDTIYKALCPEIPTLSKTTVYNTLNLFVEKKLVQVIVIEENETRYDLITHTHGHFKCNCCGALFDVELNIDYSMSPELADCEIDEKHIYFKGLCKNCKGKQN, translated from the coding sequence ATGGAGTTACAATTACATACAGGAGACATAGGAAACTACCTAAAAAACCATGATATAAAACCTTCCTACCAAAGGATGAAAATATTTCAATATTTATTAGATAATCATGTACATCCAACAGTGGATACAATATATAAGGCACTTTGTCCAGAGATACCAACTTTATCAAAAACAACTGTCTACAATACATTAAATTTATTTGTAGAAAAAAAGTTGGTACAAGTTATAGTAATAGAAGAAAATGAAACAAGATATGATTTAATAACTCATACTCATGGACATTTTAAATGTAATTGCTGTGGAGCATTATTCGATGTTGAATTAAATATTGATTATAGTATGAGCCCAGAACTAGCAGATTGTGAAATTGATGAAAAACATATTTACTTTAAAGGTTTATGTAAAAACTGCAAAGGAAAACAAAATTAA
- the rpmG gene encoding 50S ribosomal protein L33 — protein sequence MRVQVILECTETKLRHYTTTKNKKTHPERLEMMKYNPVLKKHTLYKETKK from the coding sequence ATGAGAGTACAAGTAATTTTAGAATGTACAGAAACAAAGTTAAGACACTATACTACAACAAAAAATAAAAAGACTCATCCAGAAAGATTGGAAATGATGAAGTACAATCCAGTATTGAAGAAACATACTTTGTATAAAGAAACAAAGAAGTAG